The Streptomyces sp. 135 sequence CCGATATGCGGGCGCCGCCGTCTCGGAATGCGTACATCCGGATGGGCTCGGACACGTACGGGTGGGGTAAATATGCGGTTCATTCTGCTTGCGGTGATATTGGGCGATACGTAATCCGGAACAGGAGATCTCCATGCGTGGAGCCACGCACGCCAGGTGGGCCGCATGCGCGGTGACCGTCGCCGTCGCGGCGGCGGCCTGTGGCGGCGGCGGAAGCGGCGGCGGCCCCGGGGTCGTGACCTCCTCCTGGGGCGATCCGCAGAACCCGCTGGAACCCGCGAACACCAACGAGGTCCAGGGCGGCAAGATCCTCGACATGATCTTCCGGGGCCTCAAGCGGTACGACCCGAAGACCGGCGAGGCCAAGAACATGGTCGCCGAGTCGATCGGGACGAAGGACGCGCAGAACTTCACCGTCAAGATCAAGAAGGGCTGGACGTTCAGCAACGGCGAGAAGATCACCGCCAAGTCCTTCGTGGAGGCCTGGAACTACGGCGCGAACGCCCGGAACAACCAGAAGAACGCGTACTTCTTCGGCTACATCGACGGATACGACAAGGTCCACCCCGAGCAGGGCGAGCCGAGCGCCGAGACCCTCTCCGGGCTGAAGGTCGTCGACGACACCACCTTCACCGTCAAGCTCTCCCAGAAGTTCTCCACCTGGCCCGACACCCTCGGCTACCCCACCTTCGCGCCGCTGCCCAAGGCGTTCTACGACGACCACGACGCCTGGCTCGCCAAACCCGTCGGCAACGGCCCGTACACCGTCGACGCGTACACCAAGGGCTCACAGATGTCCCTGCGCAAGTGGGACGCGTACCCGGGCGAGGACAAGGCGCGCAACGACGGGGTGGACATGCAGGTCTACACCGACAACAACACCGCCTACACCAACCTCATGGCGGGCAACCTCGACCTCGTCGACGACGTGCCCGCGGCGCAGCTCAGGAACGCCGAGAGCGACCTCGGCGACCGGTACATCAACACCCCCGCCGGCATCATCCAGACCCTCGCCTTCCCCTTCTACGACGAGGAGTGGAACAAGCCGGGCCGGGAGAAGGTCCGCCGGGGACTGTCCATGGCGATCAACCGCGAGCAGATCACCGAGACGATCTTCCAGAAGACGCGGACGCCCGCCACCGACTGGACCTCGCCGGTGCTCGGCAAGGACGGCGGCTACGGACCCGGGCTCTGCGGCGACGCCTGCGCGTACGACGCCGCGCGCGCCAGGCGGCTGGTCGAGGAGGGCGGCGGCATCCCCGGCGGCCGGCTGAGGATCACGTACAACGCGGACACCGGATCGCACAAGGAGTGGGTCGACGCCGTCTGCAACTCCATCAACAAGGCGCTCCAGAAGGACAAGGCCTGCGTCGGCAACCCCGTCGGCACCTTCGCCGACTTCCGCAGCCAGGCGTCCGAGCAGCAGCTCGACGGGCCCTGGCGCGCGGGCTGGCAGATGGACTATCCGCTGATCCAGAACTTCCTGGAGCCGAACTACTTCACGGACGCCTCGTCCAACGACGGCAAGTTCTCCGACAAGGAGTTCGACAGGCTCGTCAACGAGGCCAACGGAGAGACGGACACCGCCAAGGCCGTCGCCACGTTCCAGAAGGCCGAGAAGATCCTCGCCGAGAAGATGCCGGCCATCCCGCTCTGGTACCAGAACGGCAGCGCGGGCCACTCGGACCGGATCTCCGACGTCGCGCTGAACCAGTTCAGCGTGCCGGTGTACGAGCAGATCACGGTGGACCGATAAGCCGGAGGCGGCCATGGGACGTTATGTGATCCGGCGTCTGCTCCAGATGATCCCGGTCTTCTTCGGCGCCACCCTGCTGATCTTCCTGATGGTGCACGTGATGGGCGACCCCGTCGCGGGCCTGTGCGGGGACCGCGCCTGCGACGCCGCCACGGCCGCGCGGCTGAAACAGGAGTTCGGCCTGGATGAGCCGGTGGGGCAGCAGTACCTGACCTACATGGGCAACGTCTTCGTCGGCGACTTCGGCACCGCCTTCAACGGCCAGCCGGTCACCGAGCTGATGGCGGCCGCCTTCCCCGTCACCATCCGGCTGACCCTCGTCGCCGTCGTCTTCGAGATCGTCATCGGCATCTCGCTCGGCGTCCTCACCGGGCTGCGGCGCGGGCGGCCCATCGACACCGCCGTACTGCTGCTCACGCTCGTGGTGATCTCCGTCCCGACGTTCGTCACCGGACTCGTGCTCCAGCTGCTGCTCGGCGTCCGATGGGGCGTCATCAAGCCGTCCGTGTCCAGCGGGGCGCCCGTCGACGAACTGCTGATCCCGGGGCTCGTCCTCGCCTCGGTCTCCCTCGCGTACGTGACCCGCCTGACCCGCACCTCCATCGCGGAGAACCGGCGCGCCGACTACGTGCGCACCGCCGTCGCCAAGGGACTGCCCCGGCGCCGCGTCATCACCCGGCACCTGCTGCGCAACTCCCTCATCCCCGTCGTCACCTTCATCGGCACGGACGTGGGCGCGCTGATGGGCGGCGCGATCGTCACCGAGCGGATCTTCAACATCCACGGCGTCGGCTTCCAGCTCTACCAGGGCATCCTGCGCCAGAGCACCCAGACCGTCGTCGGCTTCGTGACCGTACTCGTCCTGGTCTTCCTGCTGGCCAACCTCATCGTCGACCTCCTGTACGCCGTACTCGACCCGAGGATCCGCTATGCCTGAACCCCATCAGCCGGAGCGCGCGATCGCGGCGACCGGCGCGGGCGGCGCCATGGACCTCGCCGCCAGCGAGGCGACCTCGCTGGCGGCGACGCCCGGCGGCCCCGACGGCAGCGGCCCCGCGGCGCCCGCCCG is a genomic window containing:
- a CDS encoding ABC transporter substrate-binding protein; translated protein: MRGATHARWAACAVTVAVAAAACGGGGSGGGPGVVTSSWGDPQNPLEPANTNEVQGGKILDMIFRGLKRYDPKTGEAKNMVAESIGTKDAQNFTVKIKKGWTFSNGEKITAKSFVEAWNYGANARNNQKNAYFFGYIDGYDKVHPEQGEPSAETLSGLKVVDDTTFTVKLSQKFSTWPDTLGYPTFAPLPKAFYDDHDAWLAKPVGNGPYTVDAYTKGSQMSLRKWDAYPGEDKARNDGVDMQVYTDNNTAYTNLMAGNLDLVDDVPAAQLRNAESDLGDRYINTPAGIIQTLAFPFYDEEWNKPGREKVRRGLSMAINREQITETIFQKTRTPATDWTSPVLGKDGGYGPGLCGDACAYDAARARRLVEEGGGIPGGRLRITYNADTGSHKEWVDAVCNSINKALQKDKACVGNPVGTFADFRSQASEQQLDGPWRAGWQMDYPLIQNFLEPNYFTDASSNDGKFSDKEFDRLVNEANGETDTAKAVATFQKAEKILAEKMPAIPLWYQNGSAGHSDRISDVALNQFSVPVYEQITVDR
- a CDS encoding ABC transporter permease, with product MGRYVIRRLLQMIPVFFGATLLIFLMVHVMGDPVAGLCGDRACDAATAARLKQEFGLDEPVGQQYLTYMGNVFVGDFGTAFNGQPVTELMAAAFPVTIRLTLVAVVFEIVIGISLGVLTGLRRGRPIDTAVLLLTLVVISVPTFVTGLVLQLLLGVRWGVIKPSVSSGAPVDELLIPGLVLASVSLAYVTRLTRTSIAENRRADYVRTAVAKGLPRRRVITRHLLRNSLIPVVTFIGTDVGALMGGAIVTERIFNIHGVGFQLYQGILRQSTQTVVGFVTVLVLVFLLANLIVDLLYAVLDPRIRYA